In a genomic window of Telopea speciosissima isolate NSW1024214 ecotype Mountain lineage chromosome 5, Tspe_v1, whole genome shotgun sequence:
- the LOC122660777 gene encoding mitochondrial import receptor subunit TOM7-1-like: MASKVSLKAKGKSAKGSKSSEDRSTAKCLKEWSTWAIKKAKIVTHYGFIPLVIIIGMNSEPKPQLYQLLSPV, from the coding sequence ATGGCGTCTAAGGTTTCTCTCAAAGCGAAAGGCAAGTCTGCAAAAGGCTCAAAATCCTCTGAGGATCGATCGACTGCTAAGTGCTTGAAGGAATGGAGCACTTGGGCGATTAAGAAGGCGAAAATAGTCACTCACTACGGTTTTATTCCTCTCGTGATCATCATTGGTATGAACTCAGAGCCAAAACCACAACTCTATCAGCTCCTGAGCCCTGTCTAA